From the genome of Salmonella enterica subsp. houtenae serovar Houten:
TGACGAACCATTCATCTGCTAAATCCTCCAGCTTCAGCGAGAAGACGGAGGTTAAAAAACGCGCCAGCAAATAGTGTATCCGCTCCTGGCTGGTGCGCGGACCGCGCGCCAGCGCGGGAGAGTGCTGCGTTTGCAGGGATTGATAACGTGCCGGATCATCAATTTTGAGCTGATACCCGCTGCCGCGGCTGAGAGTAAATTGCGCGCCATGCGGCGTCAGCAACATGTTCAGCGCGGCGATATCCGCCCGAACGGTACGCGTGGAGACCGACAACCGCTGCGCCAGCTCGTCCTGCGGCAGCGTCTCGTTTTGCAGCATCGCAAATAGCTGCGCTAAACGTTGGTTGGGGAATCGCACGTCTCTCTCCTCATGATTAGCCGACACGCGACCGGACGATAGCGAGTAACTGACGCACATCGTCCGGACGGGTGTTGCCGCTCACCTTATCAATAATCGAACTATAAATGTGAGGAATGATTTTGCTTACACCTGCATCAAGGGCGATGTGCAGAATCTCGGCGATGTTTTCCAGATCGATACCGCCCGTCGGTTCCAGCCAGAAATCATGGCGGGCGCAGGCGTCAGCCACCGCTTTATACTCGTCGCGACAGGTGAGTCCTCCCATCGGAAAGTATTTAACGGAGCTGCCGCCCATGTCTTTGAGCAGCGCAATCGCCGTTTCTATGGGTACGATGCCGTCCGGCGCGCGACGGCTTAGCGGGCCGGTAGAGATCTTCACCAGCCCCGGTGTGCCGGTCGGCGAGATCAGTCCGTTCACCACCGTCTCGTTTTGTCCAAGCAGCGCCCGGCTGGTCCCTACGCCGGTAAACACCTGGTTAACGTGCTGCGGCTGTACCTGACGGGAGATTTCGCTCACCATCGCCGACTGGTGCGGATCGCCCGCCCCCAGTCCTACGGAGAGCGCATTATCGATAAGCCGCGCATATTCACGCATATCCGCGACTGCGCTTTCCACACCCGGATAGTTTTTGGAGAGCACGCCAACCAGCACATGACCTTCCGCCGCCGCGTAGATTTCCCGGGCGTTGTCTTTCGAGCCGGCCAGTACGTTCAGGCAAACGCGATCGCGGTAAAAGTTAGGGGTCAGTTTCATGCTTTTTTCTCCTGATTAATCACCTCGCCAATACGACGCGCCACAATCGCTAGCTGCGCGCGATCGACGCTGCGGACATCCGCTTCAATAATCCCTTCGTTGGCTTTGTATCCGCGGAAGTAAATCGCATAGTCGCCCTGTTTGAGCGCCTCCACCAGATCGCCAGTGGCGATGCCGGTAACGGCTTCATCAAACGTCATTTCCGCACGCGCGATATCGCGTCCGGCGCTGTCCCACACCACGCGGGCGCTGACGCCGTTAAACGTATTTAACGTGTCGATAAAGGGCGCCATTTTTTCTACCATCTCCGCGCCGCTCTCTTTTTGCGCCCGCAGGTACAATTCAATGGCGCAGGTCAGGCCAACAATTCCCTCTTTGCCGACCTTCATCGCCCGGCCAATGCCCGCTGACTGACGTTTGACCCACTCAACATACTGCGTTTTACCAATCACCAGTCCGCTGGTCGGCCCTTCAATCGCTTTCGCGCCGCTGTAAATCACCAGACTCGCGCCGGAACGGTAGTAGCACTGCAAATCTTCCTCCGCTGCGGCATCCACAATAAGCGGCAGATGGTGTTTACGCGCCACAACAACTGCCTGTTCCACGCTAAGCATACTTTTCTGTACGCAGTGGTGAGATTTGATATAGAGAATAGCCGCCGTGCGAGGCGTAATGGCCGCCGCTAACTGCGCGGCGGAACATTCGTTGGCGTAACCGGCCTCCACCAGTTTGCCGCCGCCCAGCGCCACCATCGTTCCCACCGGCGCGCCAAAGTTGACGTTGTGGCCCTTTGGCAGAACGATCTCGTTATTTTCAATCGGTGTAACGTGCAGGTTTTCCAGCAGCCAGTCGCTGTCCTGAACCAGTACCGCGGCAACCGACTGGGCAATGCCCGCACTGGCGCAGGAGACTACCGTCGCCCCTTCCACCTCCAGCAATTTCGCAATGTACTCGCCGGTTTTATTCACCAGATCTTTCATCTCGAAATACTGATTCATTCCGGCCATCGCCGCGTCTATCACTTCCGGGCGCGGCGTGGAGACGCCGAGCGCCGTCATACGTCCAGAGGCGTTAATCACCTGTTTTAATCGATACTTCTCAAAAATCGAAGGCATGTTCCGCGCTCCCTTGTTCGGTCATATAGCCCTTGCCTGCGCGTATCGCGGCAAGCGGCGTCAGCAATTCTTCAGCCTGTAAGCTGTCGTTTTCCGCGTCTACCAACACGGTGGGCTGGCGTTTAAGCGTAAAGAGGGTCAGGTCGGCATCCAGACCAGGCTGAAGACGACCTTTGGTCTTCAGATTCAGGCTATCGGCGGCATTGGCTGTCACGCACGCAATGACCTGCGGCAGCGACATGCCGATGGCGAGGAATTTCGACATCACATTAGCCAGCGAATGCACCGGGCCGTTGATGCGGTTACGGCAGTAGATATCGGAACTGATGGTATGCGGTAAAATCCCCAGGCTAATAGCGCGTTTCGCCACCGCGAAGCTCAGGCTGGCGGTACCATGTCCAACGTCCAGACGCACGCCGCGCGCAAGCGCGCGTGTCACCGAAGCGCGCAACTCGCCGTCAGGTCGAAGAATACGGTTCGGCTTACCGTTGTAACAGTGGGTAATGATATCGCCCGCCGTCAGACGCTCTGCTATTTCGTCTAAATCCGGCGGGTTATTGCCAATATGTACCATCAGCGGCAGGTTGCCGTTTTCTTGCTGCATGGCTTTAGCGCGCTCCAGCGGCGTGATGCCGTTAACGCCGACCACGCTGCTGCTCATCCGCGCCTTGAGGCCAACGATAAAATCCGGGTGGCGCTTTACCGCCAGCGTTACCGCTCCGGCATCAATGTTGTTCATGTCCGCCAGTTCATTCTGAGCTATCAGCCCGACGCGGGAAATATTCAATAGCGCATAAACATCGGTGGTCGCCTGACGGGTCAAAGCATAGAAATCATCAATGTCGTCTGCGCCAGTGCTGCCTGCATCAATCACCGTCGTCACCCCCGCCGCGATGCCGATACTATCCGGCTTATCGAAATAAATCGGCGATTTTGGGTAACAGTGGACGTGCGAATCAATCCAGCCAGCGCTGACAAAACAGTCGCCGCGGAGATCGAGGGTTTTCACCGCCGGAGCAGAAATGTCGCCCAGCGCGGCAATTTTGCCGCTTTGTAGGGCAATATCACAGACCGTATCGTCGACCAGCCGCGCACGGCGCAGGAGTAAATCAAACATAACGTTCTCCTGAAGAGGCGGACGCCGGAGCGCCCGAAGGTATTAAAGGGCCACAGGAAACAGCCAGCCTAAAATCATCGCGCCTAAAATCGCGCCGCCGGTAATCGGCTTCTGCCAGATATAAAACAGCAGCGCGCCCACCAGAGAACCCAGACCAATGGGAATCGACGCCGTCATGGCGCTGAGGATAATCAACGGTCCCAGAAAACGGCCTGAAGCGTTACCGGCCCCCATCATGACGTCCGCCCCGTACGTGGAGTCGCTCTGATTGATGGTGAACTTACGCGCCAGAATAATGATGTAGCCAATCGCCAGGCCAATCACCAGACCAGTTATCAGCGAGGCGATAAAGTTCGCCACCGGGAAGACAAAGCCAGCCCCCAGCAGTAACGCCGGAACCCCTAAGCCCACGCCGGTCTGAATTGCCCCGCCGATATCCAAAATCCCGACCAGCGAACCTTCGATAATGCGGGCAAATAAAAAGCTGGCGCCGAAAGCGGCGACCGCGCCGTAGACGCCGGTATCCATTCCCGCTTTCAACATCGCCACAAAAGCGACTTCGTTAAATGCGCCGATACCGTACAGATAGTACATATGCGTCCCGGCGAAAACGCCGGATGAGAGCAGGCCAACAAAGATCGGGAACGACCAGTCGGCATACCAAAAACCTTTATTCTCTTCCATTGTGGCCTCCGTTATTTGCCGCTGAGCGAGTTGTGGATCAGTTCAAGCCAGTTCGGTACCGTCATGTTGAAAGACTCGATCATTTTCATGTCGAAGCCGCGGAAGAAGCCGCTCAACACAAACAGCAAAACGATGGCGACCATCATCACTTTGGTGACATGGTTCCAGCCGCTCTCTTCTACGCCTTTACCGATCAAAATACCCAGCACCAGTCCCGGTACGGCGTTCCCCATAATGAGCTGTGCCGCGCCGCCGAAAACGGT
Proteins encoded in this window:
- a CDS encoding 4-Hydroxy-2-oxoglutarate aldolase, which translates into the protein MKLTPNFYRDRVCLNVLAGSKDNAREIYAAAEGHVLVGVLSKNYPGVESAVADMREYARLIDNALSVGLGAGDPHQSAMVSEISRQVQPQHVNQVFTGVGTSRALLGQNETVVNGLISPTGTPGLVKISTGPLSRRAPDGIVPIETAIALLKDMGGSSVKYFPMGGLTCRDEYKAVADACARHDFWLEPTGGIDLENIAEILHIALDAGVSKIIPHIYSSIIDKVSGNTRPDDVRQLLAIVRSRVG
- a CDS encoding dihydroorotase, with protein sequence MFDLLLRRARLVDDTVCDIALQSGKIAALGDISAPAVKTLDLRGDCFVSAGWIDSHVHCYPKSPIYFDKPDSIGIAAGVTTVIDAGSTGADDIDDFYALTRQATTDVYALLNISRVGLIAQNELADMNNIDAGAVTLAVKRHPDFIVGLKARMSSSVVGVNGITPLERAKAMQQENGNLPLMVHIGNNPPDLDEIAERLTAGDIITHCYNGKPNRILRPDGELRASVTRALARGVRLDVGHGTASLSFAVAKRAISLGILPHTISSDIYCRNRINGPVHSLANVMSKFLAIGMSLPQVIACVTANAADSLNLKTKGRLQPGLDADLTLFTLKRQPTVLVDAENDSLQAEELLTPLAAIRAGKGYMTEQGSAEHAFDF
- the selA_3 gene encoding L-seryl-tRNA(Sec) selenium transferase-related protein, with product MPSIFEKYRLKQVINASGRMTALGVSTPRPEVIDAAMAGMNQYFEMKDLVNKTGEYIAKLLEVEGATVVSCASAGIAQSVAAVLVQDSDWLLENLHVTPIENNEIVLPKGHNVNFGAPVGTMVALGGGKLVEAGYANECSAAQLAAAITPRTAAILYIKSHHCVQKSMLSVEQAVVVARKHHLPLIVDAAAEEDLQCYYRSGASLVIYSGAKAIEGPTSGLVIGKTQYVEWVKRQSAGIGRAMKVGKEGIVGLTCAIELYLRAQKESGAEMVEKMAPFIDTLNTFNGVSARVVWDSAGRDIARAEMTFDEAVTGIATGDLVEALKQGDYAIYFRGYKANEGIIEADVRSVDRAQLAIVARRIGEVINQEKKA
- a CDS encoding membrane protein; amino-acid sequence: MEENKGFWYADWSFPIFVGLLSSGVFAGTHMYYLYGIGAFNEVAFVAMLKAGMDTGVYGAVAAFGASFLFARIIEGSLVGILDIGGAIQTGVGLGVPALLLGAGFVFPVANFIASLITGLVIGLAIGYIIILARKFTINQSDSTYGADVMMGAGNASGRFLGPLIILSAMTASIPIGLGSLVGALLFYIWQKPITGGAILGAMILGWLFPVAL